GGGGCTTGATAATTCCTGCCCGGATAGTATGCTAAATGTATGGGTATACTGAACGATGAATTGTTAAAAAGAAGGGATATTCCTTTCTGCCCGATACATCCGGACTCGGACCAGGCCAAGTCAGCGGCAATGTTGCTGCTGGATGTACCCGGAATTACCCAAGTACGCCCTCTCAGTAATCGTCTGCTCCATATTGAATACAATATAAAATATGTCACCTTGCGCGCCTTGGAAGAAGCTCTTAGGGAAGTGGGCTACCATCTGGACAACAGCCTTTTCAATAAAATTCGCCGGGCACTGATTTATTACTGTGAGGAAACCCAACTGGCCAACTTAGGCTATGACCATTCCGATTCCAAATCCACGACAGAAATATTCACCAGTAAATACGCCAACCGGGAGCACGGTTGCCGTGACGAACGACCGCCTTATTATAGGAATTACAACTAAAAGCTTGATACACTGGGCCGCAAGGATGTAAACCACTTACTCTAATCACTATGAATGACGAACAGCTATTGCGCTATGCGCGCCAGATTATGCTGCCGCAACTGGAATTCCAGGGCCAAACCACCTTGCTGGAATCCCGTGTGGCCATTATTGGCATGGGCGGCCTGGGCTCTCCGGCTGCTATGTATTTGGCCGCCGCCGGTGTAGGACAGTTGGATTTATGCGATTTTGATACGGTGGATTTGAGTAATTTGCAACGGCAGCTACTTCACACCAGCGAACGCCTGGGTGAACCCAAAACCCAGTCCGCCGCAAAAACTCTCAAGGCTTTGAATCCTGAGGTTAAACTGCATTTACACGGACACAAACTCAGCCCGGAGGAATTACACGACCTCATTACCCAGGTGGATGCTGTTGTGGATGCCAGCGACAATTTTGAAACCCGTTTTCTGCTGAATCGCCTATGCGTACAAACCCGGACTGCCCTAATCTCCGGTGCGGCTATTCGGATGGAGGGACAGGTAACTGTATTTCGAAATGATGGTGAAGGCCCTTGCTATCGTTGTCTGTACAAAGTAGAAGATGCCGAACTAGAACAACGCTGCAGCGAAACAGGCGTTTTAGCGCCGCTAACCGGAATTATTGGCAGCATCCAAGCCACTGAAACCATTAAAGTATTACTAAATATGGGCCAAGACCTAAACGGTCGTTTATTAGTATTGGACGCGTTCACCATGGAATGGCGTAGCATTAAACTTCGTAAAGACCCCGCCTGCCCGGTCTGCAAATAAAACGTCGAACCTCCAATCGACTACTGTTTACCGCTTTTTCCAAGAATTTTGTCTTCAAAAAAATATTGTACATTTCAATAACATAGGATTAAAGGTTTCGCAAATGTGGACCGATAATTCCGTTTATAACACCATCATTCAAACACCGCAGTATCAAATAAAATCATTACTGTTAAGGGCACACTAGGATGAAAACCAGGTATTCCTACGTTATCAGTATTATTACTATCTGTGCAGTCTTACTGTTCACCGGCAGCGCCAATAGCAATACTGATAAAACCCCATTAATGGGGGCCGGAGCACATTTTGCGTGGATCGTGTTTGATGCGTTAAAACCTGAACTGGAAAAGGCCACTGGCCGAGACATTATTCTCTTTGGCGAAAACTCCATGCTGGGAGTCGGTTGTAATGCAGGCATTAAGGCAGCCAAACAAAATAGCCCTACCCGGGAAACCTTTGGTTTCGTCTGCTGCCCCTTATCCCCCGAGGAAATCAGCAAAAATAATCTCAAAGTGTATCCCCTGGCATACGAACCTATTCTGATTTTAACCAACTCCAATAATCCGGTTAAGAACATCACCAAAAAACAGGTACAAGCCGTATTTCGGGGCGACATTATCAATTGGAAACAAATCGGTGGCTCGGATACCCCGATTGTTGTGGTCACCCGGTTACATTGCAAAGATCGCCCCGGTCATTGGAAAACCATACTCCCTGATGCCGATCAATTCCGCCAGGAACGTCTCAATGTGAAAAGCGCTGCCGCCATGGTTCAAAGGGTCAGCGATTTTAAAAGCGCTATCGGCCACACCGGTTCCACCTGGAAATTTAAGAAAAGCGACAAAATAAAGGTTCTCACTGTGGACGGGATCGCTCCCACCGCCGAGAATCTGCGTAATGGAAAATATCCGTTTTTTCGTCGTTTGTCTGCGGTTACAGATGCCAAACCATCACCGGATGTAGTAAAGCTGATAAAAAGCGCCCAGACCGGTGCGGCATTCAAACAGGTTGCCAAACAATACAATTTACTACCGTTTAATAAAGCTCCGGCAGGGCTGGTAGCTCTGGACCCGTAGGAAAATCCAGGGTCGCTGAGAACCCGTTTAAAGGTATGATTCACACTTATCGATTTCGCCTGACCATCTATACCATAGGGCTGTTGGTTTTTCTGACAGGCACCCTATCGTTAACTTATATTTATACACGCGGAGTTATCCTCACACAGGCAGAAGAAAGCGCAAACGCTACCGCGCAAGTGTTACAAGCCAATCTGGAACTGGAAGAAAAGGAGTTGGTGCACTATACGGAGATTGTGCGAGACGATATTCGAGTTAAAGAATATTTGTTCATGATTGCCAAAGTGGGTACAGACTCCTCGGCACTGGAAACGCTCTACAAACGACAGTTCGGATGGTTACCTGTGGAAAACCATCTTATCATCAGTAATTCCGGCGAGATCATCTCAGGGAATAAAAACTCCACCCTGGCACCGGCTTTGATCAAACACAGTCAAAACTCCAATGAAGAAGTGTTTTATTACAATGGAGCCAACGGTATGGAGTTGGTATCGTGGGCACCGGTCATTTATCAAAATACCAGCCTGGGATTGGTAGCCTTAACCCATTTGTTAAACAACCGTTGGCTGGAAAATATTCGTGAACGCAGTGGCGGTTTCTTATTCCTGGTGGAACAGGAAAAAGTATTAATCAGCAGTCTAAAGCAAGCAATAAACAAACGCTTTGTTACAGACGAAAAAGGTAGAGCCCATGTGGATGGCAACGTCTACCGAGTCAATCGTATTGGACCAAGAATGGTCAGTACCGCACCTCAAATCTGGTATGGTGTCTCCGAACAAGATTTGTTGGAAGGACTGGGCCGTCTCACTCGATTCGTACTTTTGGTGATTTTCGCCGGTAGTTTGGCAGTGTTTGGTATGGGCTTGGCCATTTTTAGAAACTTTTCTTCGCCCTTGAATCAACTCATGCGCATGACTAAGGCTGTCGCTAAAGGTGAATTCCCTAATATGGACAAATCTGTCCTAAAAAACGAAATCGGCGAGCTATCCAATATGTTTGTGGAAATGCTGGCTGCGTTGCGTCACAAACAGGCGGAAATCGATAGAATCCATAAAGAACTGGAAGAATCCGCCATCACCGATGCGTTGACTTCCTTATATAATCGCCGCTATTTACAGGAGGTGTTCCCCAAGGTATTAAGTCAGGCACAGCGGGAGAAGCAGTATTTAACCGGTATCCTGCTGGACTTGGATCACTTCAAACAAATCAACGACCGCTATGGCCACTTGGGCGGCGACCAATGCCTGACCCAAGTAGCCCAGCTGTTACGTGACATATCCCGCGCCAACGACTATGTCTTTCGTATCGGTGGTGAAGAGTTTTTTATTCTGAGTAGTACTGAAATGAACAATGGCGGAATGGTGCTCGCAGAGAAAATACGAGAATCCATAGAAGCCCACGAGGTACACTATAAAGACCTGATCATTCCTTTGACCGCCAGCATCGGCGTCGCCATCGCCAAGTTAGACCTTCCCTCTGACAAAGCACTTACCTATTTACTGTTCCATTCCGATAAGGCCATGTATCAAGCAAAAGTGAACGGTAGAAATCAAATTAAAATGCAATCCGCTGTTGATGCCGGTGATGAAACGCGTGACGCGTCGTAAAGACGGGTTTCACCCTGCGTATCCATTCAATCAAGGTGGCGTTCAAATTCCTCCAACAAACCCAGGAATTGATCCCAATCCCCCTGCGCCCCCTCCATTTGAGTCGCCAATACCGTCATGCTTTGCAAACCGAAATAACCGGCCACACCTTTTAGCTGATGCACATAATCCTTTAGCTGCAATGGATCGCGCTTGTCACATGCCGCTCGTAATAATTGCCCCAGTCGCTGCAACTCCGCGGTAAGCTTGTTTTCCATACCCTGAGCCACTGCCGCCGATTGAGTGGCAGGAGAACTTTGCGCTTCTTGCTCTGATTGATCAACACCATTGGGGTTCAACCCTTTTTTTATGCCCAGCAACACATTCCACAACTGCTCTTCTATAATGGGTTTTAACAAAACATCCTCAAAACCCATTTGCGCCAGTTTCTGTTCCGAATCCGCAAATACATCCGCGGTTAAAGCCACCACCGGGGTTTGTTCGTTAATGCCTTTTCCGGCTTTGATGCGTTTAACAGCTTCCACCCCATCAATGCCCGGTAGGTGGATATCCATAAAAATAACATCAAATAGCCGGGCTTCAGCAGCATCCACCGCTTTCAAGCCGTTATCCACCAAAACGGGTTCAATACTCTGGCCTCGCAACAAAGTCAGAATCAGGTCTCGGTTAAAGGGGTTATCTTCCACCACCAGCACTTTTAAACCATCCAGTGATAGCGTTCCGCCGTCATCCTGAAAACTGACTTGAGGATCCGACCTAGTTCCCAGCAATTTGGAGATCACTCTGCGCATGCGGTCCCGACGTACCGGCTTGGACAAACACAACGTTTCTCCACCATAACCCGCACAAGACAACAGCTCATCTCCGGAGCGGTTCGCTAACACCACCACCGGACCGGAAAAACCGGCCCGGACTTGTGCAATTAAGCTGTTCGTAGCAGCAACATCATGATTTTGGTATAACTCCTCTTGATGTAATTCCTCATTACTCAACCCAATCATAGTCAGATCGCATGTCGACCCTTGCATTGCCAGTATTTTTTGCAGATGACTTTGATCACGTGCCACGAACACACCGGCCCCTAAAAAGATCAAATTGTTTCTCAGGGTACGACGGGAAAAAGAATGGTCGTCGTAGATGATCACATTCTTACCCTGCAGAGGCTGGGCCTCTGCGTAACTATCCTCCCGCTCCGGTTGTACCGCCTCAAACGGCAGTGTAAACCAAAACCGACTGCCTTCACCCAGGACGCTGTCCACCCCCATGGTTCCGTTCATCATTTCAACAAAACGTCGCGCGATAGTTAAGCCTAAACCGGTTCCCCCAAATTTTCTGGAAATGGACGAATCCGCTTGGGAAAACTCCTTAAACAACTGTTCCAGATTAGCGCTGTCTATGCCAATGCCGGTATCCAATACCGCGATCTTAAAGTTACCCTTTTGCCCATCCGTGCTTTCTGACTCCAGCTCTGCCTGCACCACAACACTGCCTTGTTCAGTAAACTTAATCGCATTATTCACCAGATTGGTGAGTATTTGGCTTATGCGAGCGGGATCACCCAAGATATATCGAGGCACGTCCGAATGTACCAACAACACCAATTCCAGCTTTTTATCGTGCGCGGTAGCGCTGAGCATACTGACAACATCTTCCAACACGCCTGTTAGTTCAAAGGGGACGGACTCCAGCTCTATAGCACCGGATTCCAACCGCGAAAAACTCAGTACATCGTCAATAACCGTTAGCAGTTGTAGTGCCGCTCTTTGAATCGTGCGGGTATATTCCCACTGATCAGGCGTCTGCTGAGTCCTATGCAACAAGCGGGTAAAACCCAACACCGCATTCATGGGCGTGCGTATTTCGTGACTCATTTTAGCAAGGAAATCCGCTTTGGCTTTACTGGCCGACAAGGCATCGTTCCTGGCGGAGTCCAGTTCCACATTACGTTGCTCCAATTGCGCCACGGTATGAGTTAAGGCTTCAGTGGCCTTGGCCACCTGTTGCTGTAAATCCTGGGTTGCCTCTTGCAAGGCGACCGCCAAAGCATTGAAACCGGATTCCAGAGCGCCCAACTCGCCACCGGAACTCTCTTCCACTCTGACGCAAAAATCACCACTGCGTAAGCGTTTCTCACCAGCGGACAGATTCATGATGGGACGAATAACACTGTTACCCACCCATAAGGCCAAAAACACGCTGACACCTAAGCCAAATAAAACCAACATGACCGAATTCACCAGGATTTGCCGTTGCTCCTGATGCACATGCACGGGAGACATCACCACCAATACTTTCCCCAGGGGTTGCCCCGTTTTCGGCGCAACGGCAAACAGGTCCGATTCGTAATCAGTCACATCAATTCCCGATTCAAACACGATCTGACTGTAGTGAAATGGACTATCAGATGTACCATTCGAAACCGCCGCCCCCGCCGCTTGTGCCACCACCTTATTGGCTGCATCAAAGACCACTAACTTTTCCACATCGGCGTCCCGTGCCGAGGAGTCCAGCAAGCTTTGCAGCATTTTATTGTTCCCCGAATACAAACCAAATTCACCAGCTGAGGCCAAGTGTTTCACCAATGCCTGGCCCCGCAAGCGTAAGTACCGCTCGGAATCGGAGAAACGTTCTATTGCTGTGTAGTAGGCCATGGACACGGCTATCAATAACACGGGGAATATGGCCAGCGTCAATACTCGGGAACGGATACCCATTTTCTTAAACAG
The window above is part of the Gammaproteobacteria bacterium genome. Proteins encoded here:
- a CDS encoding ATP-binding protein gives rise to the protein MNKYLFKKMGIRSRVLTLAIFPVLLIAVSMAYYTAIERFSDSERYLRLRGQALVKHLASAGEFGLYSGNNKMLQSLLDSSARDADVEKLVVFDAANKVVAQAAGAAVSNGTSDSPFHYSQIVFESGIDVTDYESDLFAVAPKTGQPLGKVLVVMSPVHVHQEQRQILVNSVMLVLFGLGVSVFLALWVGNSVIRPIMNLSAGEKRLRSGDFCVRVEESSGGELGALESGFNALAVALQEATQDLQQQVAKATEALTHTVAQLEQRNVELDSARNDALSASKAKADFLAKMSHEIRTPMNAVLGFTRLLHRTQQTPDQWEYTRTIQRAALQLLTVIDDVLSFSRLESGAIELESVPFELTGVLEDVVSMLSATAHDKKLELVLLVHSDVPRYILGDPARISQILTNLVNNAIKFTEQGSVVVQAELESESTDGQKGNFKIAVLDTGIGIDSANLEQLFKEFSQADSSISRKFGGTGLGLTIARRFVEMMNGTMGVDSVLGEGSRFWFTLPFEAVQPEREDSYAEAQPLQGKNVIIYDDHSFSRRTLRNNLIFLGAGVFVARDQSHLQKILAMQGSTCDLTMIGLSNEELHQEELYQNHDVAATNSLIAQVRAGFSGPVVVLANRSGDELLSCAGYGGETLCLSKPVRRDRMRRVISKLLGTRSDPQVSFQDDGGTLSLDGLKVLVVEDNPFNRDLILTLLRGQSIEPVLVDNGLKAVDAAEARLFDVIFMDIHLPGIDGVEAVKRIKAGKGINEQTPVVALTADVFADSEQKLAQMGFEDVLLKPIIEEQLWNVLLGIKKGLNPNGVDQSEQEAQSSPATQSAAVAQGMENKLTAELQRLGQLLRAACDKRDPLQLKDYVHQLKGVAGYFGLQSMTVLATQMEGAQGDWDQFLGLLEEFERHLD
- the moeB gene encoding molybdopterin-synthase adenylyltransferase MoeB, coding for MNDEQLLRYARQIMLPQLEFQGQTTLLESRVAIIGMGGLGSPAAMYLAAAGVGQLDLCDFDTVDLSNLQRQLLHTSERLGEPKTQSAAKTLKALNPEVKLHLHGHKLSPEELHDLITQVDAVVDASDNFETRFLLNRLCVQTRTALISGAAIRMEGQVTVFRNDGEGPCYRCLYKVEDAELEQRCSETGVLAPLTGIIGSIQATETIKVLLNMGQDLNGRLLVLDAFTMEWRSIKLRKDPACPVCK
- a CDS encoding substrate-binding domain-containing protein, whose translation is MKTRYSYVISIITICAVLLFTGSANSNTDKTPLMGAGAHFAWIVFDALKPELEKATGRDIILFGENSMLGVGCNAGIKAAKQNSPTRETFGFVCCPLSPEEISKNNLKVYPLAYEPILILTNSNNPVKNITKKQVQAVFRGDIINWKQIGGSDTPIVVVTRLHCKDRPGHWKTILPDADQFRQERLNVKSAAAMVQRVSDFKSAIGHTGSTWKFKKSDKIKVLTVDGIAPTAENLRNGKYPFFRRLSAVTDAKPSPDVVKLIKSAQTGAAFKQVAKQYNLLPFNKAPAGLVALDP
- a CDS encoding diguanylate cyclase; protein product: MIHTYRFRLTIYTIGLLVFLTGTLSLTYIYTRGVILTQAEESANATAQVLQANLELEEKELVHYTEIVRDDIRVKEYLFMIAKVGTDSSALETLYKRQFGWLPVENHLIISNSGEIISGNKNSTLAPALIKHSQNSNEEVFYYNGANGMELVSWAPVIYQNTSLGLVALTHLLNNRWLENIRERSGGFLFLVEQEKVLISSLKQAINKRFVTDEKGRAHVDGNVYRVNRIGPRMVSTAPQIWYGVSEQDLLEGLGRLTRFVLLVIFAGSLAVFGMGLAIFRNFSSPLNQLMRMTKAVAKGEFPNMDKSVLKNEIGELSNMFVEMLAALRHKQAEIDRIHKELEESAITDALTSLYNRRYLQEVFPKVLSQAQREKQYLTGILLDLDHFKQINDRYGHLGGDQCLTQVAQLLRDISRANDYVFRIGGEEFFILSSTEMNNGGMVLAEKIRESIEAHEVHYKDLIIPLTASIGVAIAKLDLPSDKALTYLLFHSDKAMYQAKVNGRNQIKMQSAVDAGDETRDAS